A region from the Mycolicibacterium litorale genome encodes:
- the prmC gene encoding peptide chain release factor N(5)-glutamine methyltransferase, producing the protein MSLRQAIDDAAARLAAAGVDSARVDAELLAAHAAGTERGRLMFADLPSGFEDRFRALVTERAKRIPLQHLTGTAAFGPVQLHVGPGVFIPRPETESMLEWVLRQDLPDEPVIVDLCTGSGALALALATTRPRARVIAVENSATALEYARRNLEGTGVELVDADVTASGLRPDLDGTVDLIVANPPYIPDGAALDPEVAEHDPAQALFGGADGMAVIDAIVTLAQRWLRPGGRCAVEHDDTTSELTAAAFRRTGAFDAVTARTDLNGRPRFVTARRRPATTEEAR; encoded by the coding sequence ATGAGTCTGCGCCAGGCCATCGACGACGCCGCGGCGAGGCTGGCGGCCGCGGGCGTCGATTCGGCCAGAGTCGACGCGGAACTGCTGGCCGCGCACGCGGCCGGCACGGAGCGTGGACGGCTCATGTTCGCCGACCTGCCGTCGGGCTTCGAGGACCGGTTCCGCGCCCTCGTGACCGAACGCGCCAAGCGGATCCCGCTGCAGCATCTCACCGGAACCGCGGCGTTCGGTCCCGTGCAGCTGCACGTCGGCCCCGGGGTGTTCATCCCGCGGCCGGAGACCGAGTCGATGCTGGAATGGGTTCTGCGACAAGACCTTCCAGATGAGCCGGTGATCGTCGACCTGTGCACCGGCTCGGGGGCGTTGGCGCTGGCGTTGGCCACCACCCGCCCGCGCGCCCGCGTGATCGCCGTCGAGAACTCCGCCACGGCACTGGAGTACGCCCGTCGCAACCTCGAGGGCACCGGTGTGGAGCTGGTCGACGCCGACGTCACCGCAAGTGGCCTGCGCCCGGATCTCGACGGGACCGTCGACCTGATCGTCGCCAACCCGCCCTACATCCCAGACGGCGCCGCCCTCGATCCCGAGGTCGCCGAACACGATCCGGCCCAGGCGCTGTTCGGCGGTGCCGACGGCATGGCGGTCATCGACGCGATCGTCACCCTCGCGCAGCGCTGGCTGCGCCCCGGCGGCCGCTGTGCGGTCGAGCACGACGACACCACTTCGGAACTCACCGCGGCGGCATTCCGCCGCACCGGCGCGTTCGACGCCGTGACCGCCCGCACCGACCTGAACGGGCGGCCGCGGTTCGTCACCGCGCGTCGGCGACCGGCCACCACGGAGGAGGCGCGATGA